The genomic window GAGAGAccgttaatattaattacatgaATTATATTGctgaaataatttctttttaatagcaTATTCGGCTCATttgagtaataaattaaaaggttGGACGCAAAGAACCCATATATTCATGAATGTGGTAGAACATCTTAGAGAAAAAGGAcaataatcctactaatattgtaaatgcaaaagtttgtgagtgtgTATAATACTCTTTTACGCAAGTACTACTGATTTcccattttcatattttattattctacatAAGTAACTAATTCATTTTGAtgctaaattatttttcaaagggATCATATTGTAGGAGAAATCTTCCTTGCGAAGAATCGCGCCGCCTTCAATTAGAGCTCACtgtagataaatttattatcttaCTGAATAAAGATTAAGCTTTTTAAAAGAAACGGTTGAATCTTAATTAATTTGCACTTGCGACTCGTGGTCATATTATGtactaatatttaattgtttaaatacgACCAAGTAACATGTTAAAATAGTAGACTAATAAAAAATTGTGAGAGGAGCTTTTGCGTTGCAAAAACTGCCATCTAGTGACCAATAGCAGTACTAGCAAGCGTACTACGGTTTCGTAAATTGTTAGAATTTCGCAGttgattaaaaataagtaggtacctacccaaTTCTTATTAGGCTTATGTATTTAGTCTATGGCTAACGAATGTCGCGATtagatatacattttattttcttttagtgtcattgtaataatataccTGTAGCGTAATCTATGAACCAGACATTGAACTATTGTAGGTAAAACGTTGTtagtaaaaattttaattatgaagagttcatatatatttatttcttacatctgatttattttttaagtacctaACAGTTAAGTAGTTGACCGTAACAAagtgttttaagtaaaattatgaatgaaagtTAACAAAACGTTTCTTCATCCACAAACGTGATTGGTTCTTTGACCAAAGTCGAAAGTTCTTAATgtcattaatgtcaaaattgtcAGATTTAtcgcaaacattttaaaactcgTAGTGCGATGactaatattaattacaatcaataattttcttattgtatggttaaaTTTTCATAGCAATcaatgaagaaatattttcagaaaaatgtGAATTTATGTTATCGGGTTGGAAATTAGAACAAAGGAAAGCTCAATTTTTATTTCGAGCATAGAAAATCATAAACAAAAGAGCGGGAAAAGTGATATTTTTCAGATTATAAATAGGCGTATCTATGTAAGTACCTTAAATTTCTGTAacagtgtaaattgtaactagttattaaacaattaacCTCTGGTCTGCCTCTCCCTGtatgaaaaaggcgtgattttgttatttttgtttgtttatcaaagcaaatcaaatcatttattggtGTGATTTTGGATACAGTTAGGTCTTACAAGGTATTTCGTCTCTCCAAGAACCCGCCAATCATACAATATTTCGATATCATTCCTTAATTACACAAGATCATCAAATGCCTTGCATTGTACCATTGAAAATAACCATAATGTTGGTTAAAAATTTGTACAAGGAAAAAGTACCTACTAACAGGTTTGATATTATGTCTGCATGTAGACTCATACTGTTTgtgtaaagttaaattaaacaatctaGAGAGGTGGTAAACCCAATAACAATTGTCTATCACTTTACCTGACTGCAACTTgcgattaaaaaaaagtaactaCAATCCAATATTTTACTAGAGTGACTTGGCATGCACAATCTATCCTGGTTAGAAGTGATTGTTGTTGAAGCCGACCATGGCGCAGGTTGTGACTTAATGGCATTTTTGGATCCATTGTAGCAGGGTATGATACAGGATAGACATATTTTGGAGGAATGAGGGGAGACTTTTGCCCCGAAGTGGGACACATGTAgagataaaacaataatatagttGTCAGTATTTCTAAAGTAGCTCTACTTAACAGGCCACCATCAACTGGACAAGCTTGCAGGTTGTTTATCTCCttgtctcctcccgtaatgagggaagggttaggccatgagtccaccacgctggccaagtgggggtgctttgcatgccctcagtaaatgtataaaaacttgTTGGATTATAAggcattaatatttaaattgttattttcagaTCTAGTCAAAGACATCATCTACAAAAAACTATTGGAGTACATTACACATGAAGCCATaagtatatttgtaatttttgaaaaaaatacttatatggTATGTAATGGTtgcatgatttttattttatttcaatatcttGGCCATGTCTGAACCGCACTTAACAAGTGTGATGGTCTTTACGCCCTTTCCCATTCTGAGAGAGACACAGAATGTTtgccttcaccgttggaacaagtgataataatttctaatacacacataacttcaagcagtcattggtgtgttgcctaaTGCCTAGGgctcgaacctgcgaccacttgcgtggaaggtaccaacttataccactcggctataaatgccatttgtttttcaaaattactaCACTTTATATACAGTTGACTATGAACAATCCTTTTtgataggttaggttaggttaggttttctgggctttttccgcacttagcctcttaaatgggcctttgtgcgtgtatctaccctctcacattgttgcgttgattcaccctcactccagccatcctagttcctcccagaacttcagtagctttttcaagttgttgcaggcttcctggagtgttgttgtcaatatttttgttcgcgctcgttggtccgccacgctgttgcattccacaagtacatgttgtggtgtttcctctgcctccatgcatcctctgcacagagggctgtccgtcacacctattgtacatagatgtttgtttaggggacaatggccggttaggattcctattaccttgcgtattttgtccctttttagactgataaggttgcgggcaagattcttaggtgccaccggaactgcagccttagtttgcctgcaacctttgctgttgttccattcttttaggtgtttcgcttcggtgtttctgttcagccaagatttaatttgtgcttgggggaataggcagtagtggttccggtccaagtactgttccatttgatccccttttagctagttcatcagctgcatcgtttcccattgagttgctgtgccctttgatccattgcagggtaaccgtgttcgtacgtgcaatagcctggagcgcattatggcattccagaacaagggcagatgttataacgttattttgtaaggcttgtagcatggatgcactgtccgagacaatttttattttaaagtctctgacatctctggctgcgactgcttgtgctgccttagtgattcctatacattctgcttggaagattgtatttagtttatctagGGAATCTAAAATCTGAAATCCTTTTTGAtaactgggttaacgaaaaactATTGAACTTGTACCTACTCGTAAAAGTAACAATATCTattttaccaatattataatttataaaaaggtgcaatatttattttactttcaaagtatgtaaaggaaattatttatgttgttttttttgcatattaatttatttcccttattatttgcttaatatttattgcttttcaTGCAGGATTTTTGTATTTTCGAAACTTTAAGTatctagttaaaataaaacaatactgcgtaatgtcaattttatttttatctaaatccaaatgtttaattaacaataattttacgCAAAAGTACTTATTAAAGTCATGATAACAACTAAGTAAATCAATGTCTTTTAATCGATATTTAATACTATTGAATACTTGAAAATGGTGAACATACTTATTGAACATTACTTAATTATGTGTCTTAAAACCattaaatcgttttttttttcacaaaaaatctgATAGGAATCTACTAAGCTTAAAGTGTTCATTGAGTGCAATTTTGAATATCTAACactgtgaaaaaatatttatattaaatagtgATTAGCTCTActatctaggtctcttttcttttaCATCGAAATGAGCGTGATCGAGATATTGCCTCTCAATGCTGCTCGCTCGGGACACGGCGGGTGTGCAGATTTTATTCCagtttagatttaaataatgcCCGAATCTGCTCCAATCCTGGTGCGTTACCAACTTTATAAAATTCTTGTTCAGAGCATCGTTGAAACCAAGCCCATAAGTTGACGAACCTGAAAAAGTCAAAAGTCTTATTAGTAACTGACTTAAACCTGATATTCATGATAAAAATTTGTTTAGCAACAATTGATCAACGTTGTTGATGAACGGCGAGAATGTTGctggaaactatttttttttttgggattttttttgtaaatatcgtaGCAAGTAGCGTTTGGTCTCCGCCTACCTTTACGAGGAAAAGGcatgatattttgtatgcatGTCCCTGTTGGGCATCAAATACTTGCATAGGTAACTTAGCGATGAAATACTTAGGTAATGCCAACTTACGTTTCTTTATCTATTGGTAGTATAGTATCCATTGAACTAATTGTGCTGACACAGCAAATGTCTGCCAAAGTTATCTCGTCTCCAGCGATCCAAGTGGAAGTGCAGAACCGATCTGCCAACCCGTAAGCAGACTGTATTTTGTTCAGTGCTTCTTCCGAGAATTGTTTTTGACCTCTGAAGATGACAGGCTCCTTAAAACAGACAATATATATAGGTCGAATGTAATAAGTATGCATTGTGTTATATCAGtggtagccgagtggtttaagctgcgcctcccacacaagtggtcgaaGGCAACACACCGAGGACTTTTCTagagttatgtgtgtgttagaaataattactacTTGTTCCAACTGTCAAGGAAACATTGTGAtccaaccttgcatgcctgagagttccttAGAAAAGTTCTCGAatgtatgcaaagtctccaactcgcacttggccagcgcggtggactcaaggcctaaccccaccctcatttcgggaggagacccttgcccagcagtaggacttTTTTAGTgtgctaaattaattattattatgtttaggcatttttgaatataaagaTAAGTATTATAACTTACTGCTGCACCACGAATCGCTGGGAATAAGATTCCGCTGTCGAAATGCAAACGTTGGTCTACTATAGCTCTCTTCTTAGGGTCTGTAGGGTACAAAGAATCGTCTTCACCAAAAGTGCTCACCAGGTAGCCGTTGATCGCATGACTGAAATCACGAATGAATTAGAACGTtacattaattcattattttgataataaaagcaaaatatgtaattatgtgaCAAATGTACGTAACACAGTAACGCTCTTCACACGGAAAAGAAATGTGTCTTAAGTGTCTTGATTTTTTTTCAGACATTGCTTGgaaatattaggttggggaaaaagtcttttcgcattatagtatgtatgaatttgtaataaaatcttttctctacacaaaagaactccatatttgggtacctcacgagctcccTGAAAGAAACCTCATGTACCGTGTacctactcatttgtgattcttgaagccaaagagattttattacaagttcatacatactataatgcaaaaagacttttttcccgagcTAATATAAagcacataaatatataaatgaaatattaaaatagcaaCAGATTGTAAACTTAATTACAGTCCGTTCGCGTCAATCGGAAATTGATTTCACACGGACGAATAATTGAGCAGAAATatagttcaataaaatattttaagtaataaataatagtatttgatATGTTATCATATAATTTGCTCATCTAATACTTAGATATAAATACCTTCAGTTTGTAAAGCTGTGAGTACTTAATCTAATCTAATGTTTACTCGATAAGTAATGACGACTACCATGTCAATATGCACTTTGTATCGTCCTGTGCTAAGTGGaccaatataaatacatttttagtatATGTAATGTACATATAATGTATATTCTTACTAAGTAAAATTTACGAAGGCGACTCTATTATCTCTCAACCAGCCAACAATTCTGACGAAACTGGTTCcaaattgtttttagttttttttacatctaTAATGTAGAAACTTTTACCATTTATATAAGCGACtagacccggcgaacttcgtaccgcctcaaatatgcaaaattaaatgtctatttttcaatatttctgagagattttctcaatatttttttccgtaagaaccttctcctaataataacaaatgcaacacaaacataattagtaaaatcggtccagccattcattcgcgtgatgccgtgaccaaggaaaactggtttcatttatatatatatagattttttagtttatttaaggGTTCGATTCTTACCTATCCCAAATCACGAAGTCATCATGCTTCAGTGTAGGAACGGTGTGTTGTGGATTTAACTGAAATGGTAttagcataaaattaaatattaagcaaTTCAAAAGGCTGTAATGTATTCTATTAaattgagtaaaaatatttagatttagagttaaaaataatattactcataagAAAATACTAGTTGTAATGGGAGGGGTTTCATTGTAATAGGGATGTTACCAAGGAAACagaacagaaattataattagtccACCAGTCAGATAATCGAAAAATTtatacacgtatttttttttaattaaaaacctataAAGTGACTTACTTAAAAAGCATTCAAGTTATGGAGTGGGAGCCAATGACGTGACggtgttgtacattttgttcTCAAACATGACGTCGTTCGACTTTTGAACTCAACGTATTgcggtaataatttgattatgcacaaaaattacaaatacttgtgtaattttttttttcacaatttacTAGATGGACTAAAAAAAACAAGCTTAGTCATCGTCCCTATTATCACTGTTCGTTTTAAAAGAACGTAACTACAAATCACAAGTATTTACAAATACTTATAACTAACTCTTACCTTCGTATACTCCTCTTTCAAGTGGTCACCTTCTAGTAAATTGACGTCTATGTACTCTACGTCAGGAATTTTGAGGGCCTCGATCGTCATAAGTACGGCCCTAACAGGGGGACTCGCGTCTAATTTGTAAAGTGTCAGTACCATTTTCAATTTATCCTGCGAAAAAACGAAACATCTTATGTTGATTCTTGACATGACATTACCTGCCACTACGGTTGCCAGATGGCcgggatttccgggattgtcccggaatATTGCGTGTTGCCCTGTGTcccgtaattttactttgctgtcCCGGAATGAAAAAATACAAGATTTTACAAAGCTAcgatactatttttttttggtcaGTTCCTATTAAGTTAAGCTCGGACCGGAGACCAAAACTGATCAGCACATCatcataaaaatctatattaaataggtataaaaGGACTTCATTGTGAGACACTTAACAACTGCATAGGCGCTGCTTTAGCTGCTCAGTCTGTGGATATCTTTGACTGTGTCGTCTGATTCTGATAGGCATTATAgctgtattaaaaattaagccACCGTTGGCGACCCGGGTACATTTTTTACATGTAACTGTCTTGTATGACAAAACGTATGAAGCAAATAAAGTTTGTAacataccaagtggcgttctctagtctctTCTCTTCTCTGGCCTACCCCTATGGCAAACGTGGTTTTATGTACGTGGATAACATGTATTTGTGGTCcttaaaagttttgtaatacTGACCTAAGTATATTAGatagttaggtaggtatatgattTGAAAACAATAGATAATAAACTCCAACCAGCGTTTGAGTGATACTGTGCTAAATATAAACCATTACGTCCTGTGTCCCGTCAACAGTGCAATGGTACAGGATATCAATGGATTTAGCAAACTGATTCCACATGCGTTGTTTTAACGTTCAAAATTGGTCTTCGCTTGTCAGCATCGTTTGAGTATGAGCAAATTGTTTACGTCTACATCGGTACATCAGTATTATTTAGcatatacatacctacctacataaaatcacgcatttttctTGTAGGCAGAGACGAGAGAACGCCGCttggtaagatccttacaaaccttCTTTGCTTctttcacattcatacatcataCAGGACTAACGAATACCTACATTAAGTATTAAGCCTAAGTAACAGCCCCTCTTGCTCtgtagcaaaatattttacaatataccGGTTATCACAATAAAGATATTTGAATTTCTTTTTATCTATAAGAAATATAGGTAGCATTGATTTCTAAGTTCCCTATAGATTTTTCACTTTCGGAATAAGAATACCTTCTTTTTACGTCCGTAAATAAATATGGAAACGCTGTTCTAATAGTCTTCACTATCCCCTCTCCCAATCCCCGCGTATAAAGTGGAAAAAGTAACTTAAAGGGAACTCGAAGGCTGGTCGATACACTTAAGGTCAAAACATAAATGCATAAATGAATGAATGCACCTGTTAGCATTCTCACATTATttatagtagtaaataaaaaatagtctaatataatcttcataaaatatatgatcGCTCTATAAATGAATCACCAAGTGCCAAACTCAAGAATGGTAtaacttaactttaatttgGCTTATTGAGGTTGTACAATTATCTTCAAGATGCAGATTAAAGTTTTTATgagaaattatttcaaaatatgtgaGGGAGCTGCAGGTAAGCctgttataaatatacaatttgaaaaaaaaattctgtaGAGCAAATAGTCCAGTACTCGAGTTGAGACTACAAAAATATCCAGACTTTATTTAATGAGAATATTTCGATACCTCCTAACTAAAATGAGTCAACtgacattacaataaaattactataatatagATGTGCCTTCAAATCGCACTCCTGTAAATTGAATTTTTGAAATTTGAAGGCAAATTGTTCTTCTTCCTTtggtataaaatgatttgatttttgttattatcactcggtaattacttattatcctttcataaaaaatacactcaTAAGATCATGGTTATACGTaaagtatatacataatatgttcgagtatataaaaatacctagcggacccgacagacgttgtcctgtctaataaattaaaaatcaattaaaaaaacattgtccagcggccaaaattgtgaatctaaacaattctcagatccccttgaacac from Anticarsia gemmatalis isolate Benzon Research Colony breed Stoneville strain chromosome 21, ilAntGemm2 primary, whole genome shotgun sequence includes these protein-coding regions:
- the LOC142982082 gene encoding glutathione S-transferase 1-like; this encodes MVLTLYKLDASPPVRAVLMTIEALKIPDVEYIDVNLLEGDHLKEEYTKLNPQHTVPTLKHDDFVIWDSHAINGYLVSTFGEDDSLYPTDPKKRAIVDQRLHFDSGILFPAIRGAAEPVIFRGQKQFSEEALNKIQSAYGLADRFCTSTWIAGDEITLADICCVSTISSMDTILPIDKETFVNLWAWFQRCSEQEFYKVGNAPGLEQIRALFKSKLE